From Argopecten irradians isolate NY chromosome 3, Ai_NY, whole genome shotgun sequence:
GTCCGTAGTCTGTGTTGAAACAGGGGTGGGCCTACTGGATTTCCTTGTCACATGACCAGTGGACACTTCACGCTTCGGACATTCTAGCGGTGGAGCGGAACAGTTCTCTGCGAGCCAGCTGTGATGCAGTAGACCATATATGTCCGGGCGGTCATTGTAATCATACCGAAACATCCACAATATAAGGCTCTGGCATTCCTCGGACACGGGCTTCTTGAACTTCTGCCAAGGGAAATTGAGGTTTCTCTGCTCCTCTAAAACTCCCCTATTCCCTTTACTTTCGTCAAAAGGCATTTTACCTGTGACGAGTATATAGAGGATGACTCCAATAGCCCAAATATCGGCCTTGCGCGTATCATATGGTTGACCTTTGAGGATTTCCGGGGCAGCATACGACTTCGATCCGCAATAGGTCCGACTAAGTTCTTGAGACGTCTCTTCTTTCACGAATCCAAAGTCACAAatctttatattgttttcatggTCTAACAATAGATTTTCCAATTTGAGATCTCTGTGGGTGATATTTATTTCGTGTAGGTATCGAACAGCATCCCCAATCTGACGTGTCCAGTAACCAGCACGGTTTTCACTGACAGCCCCGCTTCTCTGTATGTATCTTAGGACGTCTCCGTTTTCAGCATATTCCAGGATCATGTATAGACGTCTGTTATCCTCGAATATTTCCAGGTTTTGTATGATATGTGGGTGCTTTAATCGGGGCCATATTGCCACTTCACGAGGGAGAAATCTTTGTTGGAAGTCCTTTGGAGCTTTTCCTTTGTCGACAATCTTCACTGCAACCTTCTCCCGGTCGTGATCGAAACTTCTGGCAAATTTTACTTTGGAATAGCTGCCAGTTCCCAAAGTTTGTCGGACAAGATAGCCTTTCCTGGCTAGAACTGCGCGATAAGTAGGACGATATGAGACAGTTTCAGTCTTGGAAGACGACGATGACGAAGAACGGCGATGTTCAACCTGCTCTACCTCGCCCTTCATCAACTCCAATTCCGCCTGAAGACTTCTCTTTCGTGCGGGGATCGGATCATCGACGGGCATTTCCAGTTTCTGCCTCTTTATAGTTAACATTCACGTTCGATGTCGTAGCAATGTACCATATAAAATGAGATTCGATCATTCAAACGAACCCATCCGCCATTACTCCATTACTTGGTAACGATGGTTGCACTGCCTATCCACAATGTCAAAATGAGGCACAAAGGGTAtttgttgatgacgtcatagtagtCATGACGTCATCGTATTCACATATAATTCGGCGGGTAACGCGCACGTTCTaattcggtttttttttttttctcatcataaaccgcttcgcggtttatttagagtacactcagatttttgtgttatatctccataacataaaaaatctattcaagttaatccttaaatatttctaaaaaccACGAATTTCTCAAGCATATAAAGCTTTATTTATAGTTTACGTCTAATTAACAGCAATGCTTGTCAAAGGACAGGGTAGTTTGGAAGTCATGCAATAAAAGTATATTCCCttcaacaaaacaataataaacatatttttgttaattgtaCAGCGAAATACTTTATTTCCATGGTTTATCACCGATGAGAGCTGAAGTTGGTTGTGAGTTCCCAGTTAAACGAAACGAAACTCGTGTCTTGTTCCTTAAACGGAGATAGGagctcgcaaccaacttcaacCCTCCAGTCTCCGAGTAGATGACGTACAGTTCAAAAGTGAAGAAGCTCTATGAACGTCAAAAATCATGTAACACACATTGTATTGATTCCTGCTTTTACCTTTATCGACGAATTTTCCTACAATATCCATATTTAAGATCTAAGATCTTCCTCTACAACATTACCAtgatagtatttttttcagtggGTAACATCGCAACagtatttaaaggatttgtgcagccaaatttttttgtttgatgaatgaaaaatcaagtcccacccaacgaatcgtctagcttttagcgctatcggttggttttggtcgtgatttacgggtagcgTCGACTGCAGTTcagctaggcggtcacgtggtcttgtgatgccacagtagtccgcggctacacaaggtaagccttcaattcaattcaattcttttattaccttAGGCCATTTGGCCTATCGGCTACAAACaagcatatacatttacaaaataacacaaattcTAAAGAATACATTTAACAAAATACTAAAGCAGTGCGTATTTTCCAAAAAAGTAATCATATGAAttaaatacatacactgtaaaTAGAATAACCAATATATAAAACTTTGAATTAGATATTGCACCTTAAGTTACAATATGGAGTTATATGTACTAAAATTACACCTgtacaaatgacaaaaaaggAACATGAGGACGAACGGACTGATTGAAGGACACGAAAATATCGGATAGAAAGAAGCACTTTGAAGACAAAGAAGCACCTTTGAAGACAAAAACATTTCAGTAATAATGTAATTACACAATTCTACGTTTATGGGCTTCTACTATAAATCTTCCCAACAAATTCAAT
This genomic window contains:
- the LOC138317805 gene encoding testis-specific serine/threonine-protein kinase 3-like, with amino-acid sequence MLTIKRQKLEMPVDDPIPARKRSLQAELELMKGEVEQVEHRRSSSSSSSKTETVSYRPTYRAVLARKGYLVRQTLGTGSYSKVKFARSFDHDREKVAVKIVDKGKAPKDFQQRFLPREVAIWPRLKHPHIIQNLEIFEDNRRLYMILEYAENGDVLRYIQRSGAVSENRAGYWTRQIGDAVRYLHEINITHRDLKLENLLLDHENNIKICDFGFVKEETSQELSRTYCGSKSYAAPEILKGQPYDTRKADIWAIGVILYILVTGKMPFDESKGNRGVLEEQRNLNFPWQKFKKPVSEECQSLILWMFRYDYNDRPDIYGLLHHSWLAENCSAPPLECPKREVSTGHVTRKSSRPTPVSTQTTDSQ